The Synergistaceae bacterium sequence GTCGGTTCTTCAAGGGAGCGTTTGCGTAGCCGGGGAGAACGAGGGCAAATACGCCTTCGACACGTGGCTCGCAAACGGCGCCCTCCTGCAGGGCAGCCTGATCACATCGCTTCTCTTTCCGGACCCGGTCGACTGGCTCTCGTACTTCTACAGGGAGATCAGGGTCGGGTTCGATTACCCCGCTTTCACCGTATCCATCCTGGCCAGGAAGAACGGCGACAGGGTGGACGAGGTGCGCATAGCTGTCTCAGGCGGACTTGATAGGGTGCGGCGTCTCTCCGAGCTCGAGGAGAAACTCTCAGGCGCGGATCTGTCGGAGCTGGACAGACTCGACGTCAGGAGGATGGCGACCGTAGAGTTCGGCAAGAAGCCGTCGGGTTCGCCGCAATACCTGTCCGATATGGCCGCGCTGCAGGTCGAACGGGGATTGAAGAGGATACTCGCCGAGGAGGTGAAGTCCAGATGAACGGATCTTTCGTTGTGAACGGCCGTAGGGTCGAATGGTCCTTCGAGCCGCAGGACACCCTGCTGGACGTGTTGCGTGCGAACGGGCATCCGGAGGTGCACAGGGGATGTGACGAGGGGTCCTGCGGGGCCTGCTCGGTGCTGCTCGACGGCAAGCTTGTGAACTCCTGCCAGGTGTTCGCCGCGTCGGCGATCGACAAGGAGGTTCTGACCGTCGCGGGCATAGGGACGATTCACGAGCCTCACCCGCTGCAGGCGGCCTTCGTCGAGACTACCGCCGTACAGTGCGGGTTCTGCACCCCTGGCATGATCCTGGCGTCCCTCGCGCTTCTCCGCAAGAACCCAAACCCGTCGGAGGAGGACATCCGCTCCGCGCTGGACGGGAACTATTGCAGGTGCACGGGGTACGTCAAGATCATCGAGGCGGTCAAACTCGCTTCAAGGAGGATGAGCGCTCATGACTGATCTGAACATAGTTGGAAAATCCGTAGAGAAGGTCGATTCACTATCACTCGCTTGCGGCACGGCTCGTTACGCCTCGGACTGCGAGCTTCGCGACCCCCTCTTCCTGGCCTTCGCCCTATCCGCCGTGCCCCATGCCGAGATTCTCTCCATAGATGATTCGCAGGCTCGGGCCGTGGACGGGGTAGTGGACGTCTTCCACTCCTTCAACACCGAGTCGCCCCTCTTCTCGACGGCCGGGCAGGGACATCCGGAACCCTCCCCCTACGACACTCGCCTCTTCAACAAGAGGGTGAGGTACAACGGTGAGATAGTCGCGGCGGTGCTGGCGGAAAGCCTCAGGGCGGCCCGAGCGGGAGCGAGGGCGATGAAGCTGGATTACTCGCCTCTTCCGACTCTGTTCGACCCGGAGAGGTCGATGGACGCCGATTCGCCGAAGCTCCACGATGGAGCGGATGCCTACGCCCCACTCCCCGTGCCCTACAGGCCGGAGGAGAACGTGGCGGGCGAGGTGCTCTTCTCCTACGGCGATCTTGAAAAAGGCTTCACCGAGGCCGACCTGACAGTGGAGGAGACCTTCAGGACGCAGCAGGCATCTCACTGTGCGCTGGAGTTGCACAACGCATCCGCATACTTCGATGAAAAGGGAAGGCTGGTGATAGTCGTATCCACCCAGGTACCCTTCCACTCCAGGCGAATTGTATCCAATGCGACGGGGATTCCTCTTCATATGATAAGGGTGATCAAGCCTCGGATCGGCGGTGGCTTCGGAGGCAAGCAGGAGGTCCTGGTAGAGCTCTACACGGCTCTCGCGGCCTGGAAGCACAAGAGGAGCGTCAGGGCGGAGATGACCCGCCCGCAGGTGTTCACCTCGGCCCGCACCCGCCACCCGATGAGGGTGAGGATAAAGACCGGTGTGAAAAAGGACGGGACCATCACGTCGATGGACATGAACGACCTGATGGACAGCGGCGCGTACGGCGCCCACGCCCTCACGGTGCTCTCCAACGCGGCCTCCAAGGTACTGCCCCTGTTCAACAAGATCGAGAACCTGAATTTCACCGGGAGGTCCGTCTACACGAACCTGCCTGTCGGGGGCGCGTACCGAGGATACGGTGCGACCCAGGGATATTTTCCCTTCAACCAGCACATCGACGAGCTGGCCCGCAGAATAGATATGGACTTCCTCGACTTCGCCAAGATGCATCACATAAGAGAGGGAGAGACCTCGGCGGTCTTCGAGGCGATAGGCGAGGGAACCGAGGGAGTGAAGCAGGTAGTTAGGTCGTGCAAGCTGAGCGAGTGCATAGACATAGGCGCCAAGGAGATCAAGTGGCACGAGCTCCGCGGCAAGAGGATCAAGGACGGCCCGCTGGTGAAGGGAATCGGGGCGGCGGTTGCCATGCAGGCCTCGGGGATCCCCCAGGTCGACATGGCCAGCGCATCCATGAAGATGAACGACGACGGCTCGTTCAACCTGATGGTCGGGGCTACGGACATAGGCACCGGGTCCGACACGATACTCTCCCAGATCGCGGCCGAGGCTCTGAACGTCCCGCTCGAGATGATCATAGTCCTGTCGTCCGATACGGACCTGACCCCCTTCGACGTCGGAGCGTACGCCTCGTCCACGACATACGTGTCGGGCCGTGCGGTTCTCTCGTGCGCGGAGAAGATCCGCGACCAGATCCTCTCGGTCGCGTCGGCGATGACGGGCGCGCCCATCGAGCAGCTCTCGCTGGGGGAGAGCAAGGTCGTGAACAGGACGACCGACGAGGAGACCTCCTTCTCGCAGATCGCCTGCTTCGCCCTCTACACCAAGGACCAGTTCCAGATACAGGCGTCCGCCTCCTTCACCGGAATCGAGTCGCCCCCTCCGTTCATGGCACAGTTCGCCGAGGTGGACGTGGACACGGAGACGGGCAGGGTGAAGGTGGTCAAGTTCGTCTCGGTGGGTGACTGCGGACAGGCGGTGAACCCGAAGCTCGCCGAGGGGCAGGTGGAGGGAGCGACGATCAACGGCATCAGCTTCGCCCTCGCCGAGCAGTACATCTTTAACCAGAAGGGCAAGATGACCAACGACTCCTTCTGGGACTACAAGATATACGGCACTCTCGACATGCCAGAGATGGTGACGGTGCTGGTGGACTCGGACGAGCCCACCGGACCCTACGGCGCGAAGTCCATATCGGAGATAGGCATCAACGGCCCCGCGCCTGCGATAGCCAACGCGATCTACGACGCTATAGGGGTGCGCCTGTACGACATGCCCTTCACCCCGGAGAAGGTGTTGAAGGCGATCCGCTCGCGTGCCTAGAGGCAGAGTGGAAGGACATCGATGGCCGCCGGAGACGAACGTCTCCGGCGGTTTTGAAGGAAAATGAGGAAACGGAGGTGCGGAGATGAGCGACATCATGAGGATGATTCCCTTCGGGAGCCTGATGGACTGGATGCTCGCGGAACACGAGCGGGAGGGGTCCATCCTTGGAATTAGGAAGGAGAAGTTCTATAAAAACGACTCCGGCAGGAGCATTGTCGTCTGCGGGGAGGAGATAGCGTCGCCGATAGGACCCGCCGCCGGGCCGAACTCGCAGCTGGCGCAGAACATCATAGCCGCCTACCTCGCGGGGGCACGCTTCATAGAGCTCAAGACGGTCCAGATCATGGACGGGGAGGAGCTCCGAAAAGCCGTCGCAAAGCCGTGCATCAACGCCTGCGACGAGGGGTACAACGTGGAGTGGTCAACAGAGCTGACCGTGCAGGAGGCCTTCGGGGAGT is a genomic window containing:
- a CDS encoding (2Fe-2S)-binding protein, coding for MNGSFVVNGRRVEWSFEPQDTLLDVLRANGHPEVHRGCDEGSCGACSVLLDGKLVNSCQVFAASAIDKEVLTVAGIGTIHEPHPLQAAFVETTAVQCGFCTPGMILASLALLRKNPNPSEEDIRSALDGNYCRCTGYVKIIEAVKLASRRMSAHD
- a CDS encoding molybdopterin-dependent oxidoreductase; protein product: MTDLNIVGKSVEKVDSLSLACGTARYASDCELRDPLFLAFALSAVPHAEILSIDDSQARAVDGVVDVFHSFNTESPLFSTAGQGHPEPSPYDTRLFNKRVRYNGEIVAAVLAESLRAARAGARAMKLDYSPLPTLFDPERSMDADSPKLHDGADAYAPLPVPYRPEENVAGEVLFSYGDLEKGFTEADLTVEETFRTQQASHCALELHNASAYFDEKGRLVIVVSTQVPFHSRRIVSNATGIPLHMIRVIKPRIGGGFGGKQEVLVELYTALAAWKHKRSVRAEMTRPQVFTSARTRHPMRVRIKTGVKKDGTITSMDMNDLMDSGAYGAHALTVLSNAASKVLPLFNKIENLNFTGRSVYTNLPVGGAYRGYGATQGYFPFNQHIDELARRIDMDFLDFAKMHHIREGETSAVFEAIGEGTEGVKQVVRSCKLSECIDIGAKEIKWHELRGKRIKDGPLVKGIGAAVAMQASGIPQVDMASASMKMNDDGSFNLMVGATDIGTGSDTILSQIAAEALNVPLEMIIVLSSDTDLTPFDVGAYASSTTYVSGRAVLSCAEKIRDQILSVASAMTGAPIEQLSLGESKVVNRTTDEETSFSQIACFALYTKDQFQIQASASFTGIESPPPFMAQFAEVDVDTETGRVKVVKFVSVGDCGQAVNPKLAEGQVEGATINGISFALAEQYIFNQKGKMTNDSFWDYKIYGTLDMPEMVTVLVDSDEPTGPYGAKSISEIGINGPAPAIANAIYDAIGVRLYDMPFTPEKVLKAIRSRA